Sequence from the Microplitis demolitor isolate Queensland-Clemson2020A chromosome 7, iyMicDemo2.1a, whole genome shotgun sequence genome:
GTAGAATAatatagaatatttaaaatataaaaaaaaaaattactctatttatttataatttttaatactgatGTTTGCTACATTtactcatttaaaattatgatcctgaagttggcagacaatcaattttttttttttttttttttttttttttttttttccaaaaaatcaatgacaagaaacaaaatactaaaaatacgcatatgtagaaaattaagaaaactattgttgcaattttttcaaatagtttttttaaattaataagcaacaattttatgagtgtgaatgtagcagacgatacaatttataaatttcaaataaattacagaaaagaaattttcaaaaaatgtacGCGCTGATCTTGTACTTTTTGACTTTTACTtccattttattcttttattataaacttcGAATAATTGCCAATCGCCATCTATATCCAcacacaatttttaaaattaattaaatcacttacttaaaataacttaagcCTAATATACAACagaactaaaataaaataaattaacaacaattaattgtttacacacattttattataaaatttttttttcctttacaaGAAtggtttttatattaaatacaaaaaacgaTAAATCTACTTATTGGTAcattctttttataattaattttattaattataatttaatactaaAGTCAAACTTTGTCcttataaatgtaattacatttgtaatattaaaaaataaacttaagataatttaataaatgacaataaactagagtatgaatgaataaaaaaaaatgaaaatattgaagtGATTATCTTTAAGCAGCTTTGACAGTCTTTGATGCTTTGTCTTGAGCACGAGTAACTGGAGTTTTTTGAGGAGAAGTGTCCTTTGATCCTGAGGGTTCAGCTGACTTAGTGTCAGTTGATGTGATAGCTGGTTGCCCAGTTTGTGTGATTGGAATAACTCGTTCATTTTTGTCTTCCAGAGCTTTTTTGCGGGGAGCGATGATACTCAAGACTCCATCAGATGACAAATTAGACTGAAGTTGGTCAAGGTCACACTGCTCTGGCACCAAATATTTACGTGAGAATTGACGTGAAATCCAGCCATGCTCATCCTGCTTTTCTTCATGTTTGCCCTCGACGATAACATTGCGCCCCGATACTTTAACACTTATTTCATCTGGAGCAAACTGCTGGACGTCCAAGTtaacttggaatttatttttgtcagctTGCAAAACTGATGATCCAGTGCCGGATCTACGAGCGATCGACTTCTCGTATGGATGATGGTAATGATGGTGACGTTTTGGTGGACGAATTACCAGCAGACTAGGCTCTTCTTCACGGAATGGAAGCAAATCTTGCGGGCTTAAAACTGTTCCAAAATGTTGGTCCAACAAACGATGAGGACGTTCAAGATCTTCCCACCAGTGAGAGAATAATGATGGTAGTAATGacatattttagtttttaattatcacttCACAGctgataagtaaataaaatacaattactATCacttgtttgtttgtttatttaattaatttacagtaaCACGTAAAACGTGCGGTTTCGCTTAAATGCGTATAAGTTACGTATTGATTGTTTGTTTTCAGACTGATGGCGTCGACGGAATTCACCGGTTTTATATAGACAGCAACTGACAGCAGAGAGGGGGTATGAATATACCAGAAATTTCTAGATTAAAAAGTTCGCGATGCTTCTGGCCGTTACctgaataatttcatttttatttttatttttattaaaatttattttaaatgtcaagttttcaaaatattttatttttattattaataaagtacttatatattttatgtgaaattttcatacctgatatatttataaaaaataattcctcttgtgtaattatttagtaaattaatgtaatttatttataacgaaataaattaaaa
This genomic interval carries:
- the LOC103574104 gene encoding protein lethal(2)essential for life, whose product is MSLLPSLFSHWWEDLERPHRLLDQHFGTVLSPQDLLPFREEEPSLLVIRPPKRHHHYHHPYEKSIARRSGTGSSVLQADKNKFQVNLDVQQFAPDEISVKVSGRNVIVEGKHEEKQDEHGWISRQFSRKYLVPEQCDLDQLQSNLSSDGVLSIIAPRKKALEDKNERVIPITQTGQPAITSTDTKSAEPSGSKDTSPQKTPVTRAQDKASKTVKAA